The following coding sequences lie in one Phaeodactylum tricornutum CCAP 1055/1 chromosome 12, whole genome shotgun sequence genomic window:
- a CDS encoding alanine racemase (Alanine racemase plays a role in providing the D-alanine required for cell wall biosynthesis by isomerising L-alanine to D-alanine. Proteins contains this domain are found in both prokaryotic and eukaryotic proteins) has product MSAPTESIFVPDRRKVAARLTNGPAPPPPPEDKHRAVHRIRLSALQHNFAFVESTAARQRCSVIAVVKADGYGHGAIATALHLADRCGADAFAVATLEEAISLRRAFERNPPGRWSKQLAALFHTGGIDTATTSLDTASAGTSRPNSPQSEVAARVMRPAQIRILVLGPPVGFPRCFDDYYHHGIEVMVSGPEVVQALMEWVLNEKERKRTQVQRAAMEAKAHALTAPMAPRESANWDEKKDSRENLLLSDPQGLSDPSGDNHKKALRHPSSTLGNVSGQDLANEVRAMLIKQKAATDAANVSAATGIVPKASTSNVASTVNSSESSVSSDPKSAMTPPKSNVTVNSQHSQYPGTKQLFGGIEAAARTSRNRAQAAAHVAAIFHESEHEASAQQPLAPNNSQSTAPANSSFPIPAGSTPATRKRLRWHALVDSGMGRLGFKTEPVKKEDALAGRRDTVEILQDMLDAEINGNAPIEFYGMCTHMAEATATSDFTKSQIAKFINLLKRVRSAGIYIPTVSTDNSAALLTTNLTHFNPSEILSQKDSDTRGFVRTGGAIYGQRPAFDELQAVSTLLASVRHVAILKQGESVGYDRAYIAPYNVRIATLTIGFADGYPRELGNGVGKVQIRGSVFPVAGNVCMDMLMIELGPAEDTDIGSTVAVGDTAVLWGPLDENDDYGMVRLQDLATTLKTTQSALTCGLDKIRVLRQFV; this is encoded by the coding sequence ATGAGTGCTCCTACCGAAAGCATCTTTGTACCGGATCGGCGAAAGGTCGCTGCCCGTTTGACGAATGGGCCAGCACCCCCGCCTCCACCCGAAGACAAACACCGAGCCGTACACCGTATTCGTCTGAGTGCGCTCCAACACAACTTTGCCTTTGTGGAATCGACCGCAGCTCGGCAGCGATGCTCCGTCATCGCCGTCGTCAAGGCGGACGGCTACGGACACGGGGCCATCGCGACGGCGTTACACTTGGCCGACCGCTGCGGGGCCGATGCCTTTGCGGTGGCGACCCTGGAAGAAGCCATTTCCTTGCGACGAGCCTTCGAGCGGAATCCACCCGGCCGTTGGTCGAAACAGCTGGCGGCCTTGTTTCATACCGGTGGCATCGATACGGCAACCACCAGTCTCGACACCGCGAGTGCGGGCACCTCCCGGCCCAACTCGCCACAGTCCGAAGTCGCGGCGCGAGTCATGCGGCCAGCGCAGATTCGGATACTCGTACTCGGTCCGCCCGTAGGATTTCCGCGTTGTTTCGACGACTACTACCATCACGGGATTGAAGTGATGGTGTCGGGTCCGGAAGTGGTGCAGGCTCTCATGGAGTGGGTACTCAACGAAAAAGAACGCAAACGGACGCAGGTGCAACGggccgccatggaagccaAAGCACACGCCTTGACGGCGCCCATGGCTCCGCGAGAGTCCGCCAATTgggacgaaaagaaggacaGTCGAGAAAATCTGCTGCTGTCGGATCCGCAAGGTCTGTCCGATCCTTCGGGAGACAACCACAAGAAAGCTTTACGCCATCCGTCGTCAACCCTTGGCAATGTTTCGGGACAAGATCTGGCCAACGAAGTGCGGGCAATGCtcatcaaacaaaaagcGGCAACGGACGCTGCCAACGTTTCTGCCGCAACCGGAATCGTTCCAAAAGCCAGTACGTCCAACGTGGCAAGTACGGTAAACAGTTCGGAATCCTCGGTGTCGTCTGATCCAAAATCCGCAATGACACCACCCAAATCAAACGTCACCGTCAACTCTCAGCATTCGCAATATCCTGGGACGAAACAATTGTTCGGAGGTATTGAAGCGGCGGCGCGAACTTCACGAAATCGGGCACAAGCCGCGGCTCACGTTGCAGCTATCTTTCACGAATCGGAACACGAAGCCAGTGCGCAGCAACCTCTGGCCCCAAACAACTCCCAGAGCACGGCTCCAGCCAATTCGTCGTTCCCCATCCCTGCAGGGTCCACACCTGCAACCCGCAAACGTTTGCGGTGGCATGCTCTCGTTGATAGCGGCATGGGACGGCTCGGTTTCAAGACGGAGCCGGTGAAGAAGGAGGATGCTTTGGCGGGGCGGAGGGATACGGTTGAGATTTTGCAAGACATGCTGGATGCGGAAATTAACGGCAACGCACCCATTGAGTTTTACGGTATGTGCACTCACATGGCCGAAGCAACCGCAACATCCGACTTCACAAAATCGCAGATTGCGAAGTTTATAAATCTACTGAAACGAGTGCGCAGTGCTGGAATTTATATCCCGACTGTATCCACCGATAACTCAGCTGCGCTGCTAACTACCAACCTGACTCACTTCAATCCGAGCGAAATCTTGTCACAAAAGGATTCCGATACGCGTGGATTCGTACGGACTGGTGGAGCTATCTATGGTCAACGACCAGCATTCGACGAACTCCAAGCCGTTTCGACTCTTCTGGCATCAGTCCGCCACGTAGCAATTTTGAAACAAGGTGAAAGCGTTGGCTATGATCGAGCTTACATAGCCCCCTACAATGTTCGAATTGCTACCTTGACGATCGGATTTGCTGACGGTTATCCACGTGAACTTGGCAACGGTGTTGGCAAGGTACAGATCCGGGGCTCGGTTTTTCCAGTTGCAGGGAACGTTTGCATGGATATGCTCATGATCGAACTGGGACCGGCCGAAGATACAGATATCGGATCGACTGTAGCTGTTGGTGACACCGCTGTATTGTGGGGTCCTctggacgaaaacgatgattACGGCATGGTTCGACTGCAGGATTTGGCGACGACGCTGAAGACGACGCAGTCCGCCCTAACCTGTGGACTTGACAAGATTCGGGTACTGCGGCAATTTGTCTAA
- a CDS encoding predicted protein gives MATHHYRICDRPTSHPIQRRAEARCCVPWDRRARNDDDNDSKLYGHTGAFFVDLAAFTPASVGESDDDDDKPRCTELAVDGCEPMMRERDLADRTSAADFRAIADQALFALEDDYRTTLDSNSSARSSGPTIETDEKLPTPIVLAFETENTETEWQTSFERCKEEIHTRVANGVKSQPEADSTAVLNAVRSIREHNPALERKLHVWEQQHRQESVTVPHTHRLVPAAPLSAFRKNTAKARTATAHLSRAATIAHALVRLDVLRSQETLSVHVVGCDAVECATDETVRLYFGPLARWLAVAAEAPKHLELHLIGPNIPIEASQRKPMQLLSSAVSSSRPTRLKSAKVSSHLAVYDDYECNTRADLIVCFNAGIWGYTEWKPTLHALALRKQNIPFIATAYTLLEAEDDEDTILDVLKELGIEKSVASLWDPEMNPFGSKQPRETATAKVGQDYRENSAWQAWKL, from the coding sequence ATGGCTACACACCACTATCGGATTTGCGATCGTCCCACGTCTCATCCCATCCAGCGCCGGGCGGAGGCACGTTGTTGTGTTCCGTGGGACCGTCGAGCCaggaacgacgacgacaacgacagcaaacTGTACGGACACACCGGTGCTTTTTTTGTAGATTTAGCAGCATTCACACCCGCCAGTGTTGGAGAAtcggatgacgacgacgacaaaccACGGTGTACGGAACTTGCCGTGGACGGTTGCGAGCCAATGATGCGGGAACGTGATCTTGCCGACCGTACGAGCGCTGCGGATTTTCGAGCTATTGCGGACCAGGCATTGTTTGCCTTGGAAGATGACTATCGTACGACACTCGACAGCAACTCTAGTGCTCGCTCTTCGGGGCCAACGATAGAGACTGACGAAAAGTTGCCGACTCCTATCGTCTTGGCTTTCGAAACCGAGAACACGGAAACGGAGTGGCAGACAAGCTTTGAAAGATGCAAGGAAGAAATACACACACGTGTTGCCAATGGCGTAAAGAGCCAGCCAGAAGCCGACTCGACTGCGGTACTCAACGCCGTGCGTTCCATTCGAGAGCACAACCCAGCCTTGGAGCGTAAGTTACACGTGTGGGAACAGCAGCACCGACAAGAATCGGTGACGGTACCCCACACTCATCGCCTCGTCCCAGCCGCACCTTTATCGGCGTTTCGAAAAAACACCGCCAAAGCCCGAACGGCCACAGCTCATCTCAGCCGGGCAGCCACCATTGCTCACGCGCTCGTACGACTGGATGTTCTTCGCAGTCAAGAAACGCTAAGCGTTCATGTTGTAGGCTGTGACGCCGTTGAGTGCGCAACCGACGAAACGGTGCGTCTTTATTTTGGACCACTGGCAAGATGGCTTGCGGTGGCAGCCGAAGCGCCGAAACATTTGGAACTGCACTTGATTGGTCCGAACATTCCGATCGAAGCCTCTCAACGAAAACCCATGCAGCTGCTTTCTTCTGCCGTATCCTCCTCACGACCGACACGACTAAAGTCAGCCAAAGTGTCGAGTCATTTGGCCGTTTACGATGACTACGAATGCAATACCCGAGCTGATTTGATTGTCTGCTTCAATGCCGGTATTTGGGGGTATACGGAATGGAAACCGACACTACACGCACTGGCATTGCGCAAGCAGAACATTCCGTTTATTGCAACAGCATATACGCTGCTTGAAGcggaagatgacgaggaTACGATTCTGGACGTTCTGAAGGAGCTCGGGATCGAAAAGTCGGTAGCCTCCTTGTGGGATCCCGAGATGAACCCGTTTGGCTCAAAGCAACCCCGAGAGACGGCAACTGCAAAAGTAGGACAAGATTATAGAGAAAATTCCGCTTGGCAGGCGTGGAAATTGTAA
- a CDS encoding predicted protein produces MVSCWRTPTTKDAYRLSWVSLAVTLVAAGAGIGMYVATGSSLCLVFGLENCVDFFSSAVVLWRFFAPTKVNQELEEKLHRREKRASVAISFILVLLGMSILSTAISDFARGEEDPDGLRLVVAISFFSFIVFGILATLKFRYAKALQSASLNKDGICSLIGTVLAGALFVNTLIIEQKGSWWWLDPTVALLCGFGAIAIGIHAVHMARYSDDLPPRRWNG; encoded by the exons ATGGTGTCTTGCTGGAGAACTCCTACAACCAAAGATGCATACCGGCTTTCATGGGTTAGTCTAGCTGTAACGCTGGTAGCCGCTGGAGCTGGGATTGGAATGTACGTG GCTACGGGATCATCGCTGTGTTTGGTGTTTGGTCTCGAAAATTGCGTCGACTTTTTTAGTAGTGCAGTAGTTCTGTGGCGCTTTTTCGCTCCTACGAAAGTCAACCAGGAACTGGAAGAAAAGTTGCACCGTCGGGAAAAGCGAGCTTCCGTCGcgatttctttcattttAGTACTGCTCGGAATGAGTATACTTTCCACCGCTATTTCCGATTTCGCGCGTGGAGAAGAAGATCCGGATGGTCTTAGACTGGTAGTCGCaatatctttcttttcgttcATTGTGTTTGGTATTTTGGCCACTTTAAAGTTTCGCTACGCCAAGGCACTGCAGTCGGCCTCTCTAAATAAGGACGGTATCTGTTCGTTGATTGGTACGGTATTGGCGGGCGCACTTTTTGTGAATACTTTGATTATTGAACAAAAAGGAAGTTGGTGGTGGCTGGATCCGACGGTCGCGCTTCTGTGTGGTTTTGGTGCCATTGCGATTGGTATCCACGCGGTCCACATGGCACGATATAGCGACGATCTGCCT CCAAGGAGATGGAACGGATGA
- a CDS encoding predicted protein, whose product MVVSSTLVNVAEDAELRLVSLLSEKAASSDFAATCEACIASEDAAKLIQTIVSDASALSALVQHESSEEAVGAFSILVALLDSSTQSLTSILDAIVQQDGDSSRKLALISVLYNMRADSQEKCTILSRMFPLASPGDLAEDQTLGRLLVEESTGLLTNPSIPRIVAMLDSWNVSDSSRRHLYRLIAESMSGTSKQRFLLLLVATYQNQSVDADGLKVAKEVSIGAIRDPISLFTQQRNLMTQPAVQALAKTEPILSGLLQVFQEGRLTDYQQYLQNNGGEDKVLKPFDLDVAASERYMKILSLCSLAAEHEEIPYETVVDTLQTELGQVESWVIAAVGSGLLEAKMDQLVQKVMVERCVVRQFDMNQWKVLQNRLQAWKKNVGGVLDSLKQSQTIAAKAK is encoded by the coding sequence ATGGTTGTCTCATCGACGTTGGTGAACGTTGCCGAAGACGCGGAACTCCGTTTAGTTTCGCTCCTGTCCGAAAAAGCAGCATCGTCCGATTTTGCCGCTACGTGCGAAGCTTGCATTGCTTCTGAGGACGCTGCGAAGCTGATCCAGACTATTGTGAGCGATGCTTCAGCACTATCTGCTTTGGTCCAGCACGAATCGTCCGAAGAAGCCGTTGGAGCCTTTAGCATTCTTGTGGCTCTCTTGGACAGTTCCACACAGAGTCTGACGTCGATTTTGGACGCAATAGTACAACAAGATGGCGACAGTAGTCGCAAATTAGCTCTCATTTCAGTCCTTTACAACATGAGGGCGGATTCTCAGGAAAAGTGTACGATTCTCTCCCGTATGTTCCCCTTGGCTAGTCCGGGGGATTTGGCGGAAGACCAGACCCTGGGTCGACTCTTGGTGGAAGAGTCCACTGGACTTTTGACGAATCCATCTATTCCGCGCATTGTAGCCATGTTAGACTCCTGGAATGTAAGTGATTCAAGTCGACGTCATTTGTACCGATTGATTGCTGAGTCCATGTCGGGAACGAGCAAACaacgattccttcttttgtTGGTGGCGACCTACCAGAACCAATCTGTGGATGCCGATGGCTTAAAAGTCGCGAAAGAAGTCTCTATCGGAGCGATTAGGGATCCAATTTCTCTCTTCACACAACAACGCAATTTGATGACTCAACCAGCCGTCCAGGCTCTCGCAAAGACGGAGCCTATTCTGTCGGGACTGTTGCAAGTCTTTCAAGAAGGCAGGCTCACTGATTATCAacaatatttgcaaaacaatGGTGGGGAAGACAAGGTTTTGAAACCGTTTGATCTCGACGTAGCAGCTTCTGAGCGTTACATGAAAATTTTAAGCCTTTGTTCGCTGGCTGCTGAGCATGAAGAAATTCCATACGAGACTGTCGTGGATACCTTGCAGACGGAGCTTGGACAAGTGGAATCCTGGGTCATCGCAGCAGTCGGGTCGGGGCTGCTCGAGGCGAAGATGGACCAATTGGTTCAAAAAGTTATGGTCGAACGTTGTGTCGTCCGTCAATTTGACATGAATCAATGGAAGGTCCTGCAGAACCGCCTTCaagcttggaaaaagaaCGTGGGTGGTGTGCTCGACAGTTTGAAGCAGAGTCAAACTATAGCGGCTAAAGCAAAATAA
- a CDS encoding predicted protein, with protein sequence MDYLRSTVFAEKFDPREERFPDYFLDLWQLGKLGVAGVHPMYWTQLQTIVLMQTLLNVVVAIIIFKFIVQRRGSALSYSIGYGIVCPTLVCVPVWIISLADLYNPAFLVASAASPVLLFFRCLEAMHGTVPAFAEKSLSTFLLYYCATVQFEIDPNTGHVIRIDTKYLISQTLKFLILFAEISVVFSILIPLDYQVFSQKEITSLTDLFYWGNLGNNYVMAFLTALMIEVGATGVGLLTSLLSGIKTVQLNFNPLTASSSPSDFWGRRWNRLVSSGLKRGIFRPFRKNGYGRNTAALATFLVSGLLHEYILVIIAIRKVIQMNQISLRGTHFLFFFWNGIVLLAEPPLTETPFVQWVSRNFPRPVKTFLVVLTVLPVAHLFTNEYKEVYDAFSLGFPRFYIL encoded by the coding sequence ATGGACTACCTGCGGTCGACCGTTTTTGCCGAAAAGTTTGACCCACGTGAAGAGAGGTTTCCGGACTATTTTCTGGATCTGTGGCAACTTGGAAAGCTTGGCGTAGCAGGAGTGCATCCAATGTATTGGACTCAGCTGCAAACCATCGTACTCATGCAGACCCTTCTAAATGTCGTAGTTGCAATCATCATCTTCAAGTTCATTGTCCAGAGACGAGGCTCGGCACTTTCCTATTCTATTGGATATGGCATCGTGTGTCCAACCCTCGTCTGCGTACCAGTATGGATTATCTCATTGGCTGATCTTTACAATCCAGCTTTTCTCGTTGCATCCGCAGCCAGTCCAGTACTACTGTTTTTTCGATGCCTTGAGGCTATGCACGGAACAGTACCGGCCTTTGCCGAGAAGAGTTTAAGTACCTTTTTGCTATATTACTGCGCCACTGTGCAGTTTGAGATTGATCCAAATACAGGTCACGTTATCCGCATTGACACCAAATATTTGATTTCGCAAACCTTGAAATTCCTTATACTTTTCGCTGAGATCTCGGTGGTATTCAGCATTTTGATTCCATTGGACTATCAGGTTTTCTCGCAAAAGGAAATCACAAGTTTAACCGACCTGTTTTACTGGGGGAACCTTGGAAACAACTATGTCATGGCGTTTTTAACAGCGCTGATGATTGAAGTTGGTGCTACGGGTGTTGGTTTGCTTACGTCTTTGCTGAGTGGCATCAAGACTGTCCAGCTGAATTTTAATCCCTTGACAGCAAGTTCAAGTCCATCAGATTTCTGGGGGAGGCGGTGGAATCGACTTGTATCGTCGGGTTTAAAGCGTGGTATCTTTCGACCTTTTCGCAAGAACGGGTACGGTCGCAACACTGCTGCTCTTGCTACATTCCTGGTCAGTGGCTTACTTCATGAATACATTCTAGTTATCATTGCCATCCGCAAAGTGATACAAATGAATCAAATATCTCTACGTGGTACgcattttttgttttttttCTGGAATGGTATCGTTCTGTTGGCCGAGCCACCCCTCACGGAGACTCCCTTCGTTCAATGGGTGTCGAGAAACTTTCCTAGACCCGTGAAAACCTTTCTCGTCGTTCTGACTGTACTACCTGTCGCTCATCTATTTACCAACGAGTATAAGGAGGTCTATGATGCCTTCAGTCTTGGATTCCCAAGATTCTACATTCTGTAA
- a CDS encoding predicted protein, translated as MGRAAAVRAATKNKTDAKKAKTNAVYGKKLIMAVKQGGSPDPKANKALADVIKGAKANSVPVDNINRAIKKASEGNVGDFKEATFEAYGFGGVSLIINVLTDNNNRATSDVRTAVNKRDGKIAESGSVLFMYDRKGMIEVQQDLDEEAVLEAAIEAGCDDYELSAGDVEGTTILYTDPSEVSMMFEALKSLGCDAGAKMSLTYVTKAPVECSDEDFDKNMDIIEALEDLDDVDSVEHNMSN; from the coding sequence ATGGGACGAGCAGCCGCCGTGCGAGCAGCAACCAAGAACAAAACGGACGCCAAGAAAGCTAAAACGAACGCCGTGTACGGCAAGAAACTTATAATGGCGGTCAAACAAGGCGGAAGTCCCGATCCCAAGGCGAATAAAGCTTTGGCTGACGTTATCAAGGGCGCCAAGGCAAACTCTGTACCGGTCGACAACATAAATCGAGCCATCAAGAAGGCATCCGAGGGGAATGTAGGAGACTTCAAAGAAGCCACTTTTGAAGCCTATGGCTTTGGGGGTGTTTCATTGATTATTAATGTTTTGACGGACAACAACAACCGTGCGACGTCGGACGTCAGAACTGCGGTGAACAAGAGGGATGGAAAGATTGCCGAATCTGGAAGCGTCCTGTTCATGTACGATCGCAAAGGAATGATCGAAGTGCAACAAGATCTGGATGAAGAGGCCGTCCTGGAGGCTGCCATAGAGGCTGGTTGTGACGACTACGAACTTTCTGCTGGAGATGTCGAAGGAACGACCATTCTATATACGGATCCATCCGAAGTCTCCATGATGTTTGAAGCGCTCAAAAGTCTAGGCTGTGATGCAGGCGCAAAAATGTCTCTTACGTATGTTACTAAGGCCCCGGTAGAGTGTTCAGACGAGGATTTCGACAAAAATATGGATATCATCGAAGCTCTGGAGGATTTGGATGATGTGGACTCTGTTGAGCACAACATGTCCAACTGA
- a CDS encoding biotin synthase (Catalyzes the synthesis of biotin from dethiobiotin. Biotin is an essential cofactor for enzymes involved in transfer of CO2 during carboxylation, decarboxylation and transcarboxylation reactions.), with product MIPSRLASSAARRLSQWRPSVSSTGGMRCLSLSPQALDTSVSSDVIIDRYVASRVVAEESPRLPNDSYERNALYEAEEERSMGGVTASVRQNWTRDEIAEIFHQPFYELMYKASTVHRMYWDPSEVQQCTLLSIKTGGCSEDCSYCSQSTRHKTFVKPTPTMKVQEVLEAAQRAKEAGSTRFCMGAAWRELGNKKNAFGHILEMVRGVNGMGLEVCCTLGMLNAEQAKQLKEAGLSAYNHNLDTSPEHYPKVISTRSYEDRLNTIANVRDAGISVCCGGILGLGEEEKDRVGLLHVLATLPEHPESVPINALVAVEGTPLGDSEDISRVDAFAMARMIATARIVMPRTMVRLSAGRLSFSDAEQYLMFQAGANSIFNGDKLLTTANPEFDQDQALFRKFGFQGKPAHKGPRVAPAEEQGKVAITKVQGTNNVEQQYA from the coding sequence ATGATACCGTCTCGACTTGCTTCATCTGCAGCTCGCCGTCTTTCTCAATGGCGACCTTCGGTGTCGTCGACGGGAGGGATGCGTTGTTTGTCGCTCTCCCCGCAAGCTTTGGATACCTCCGTGTCGTCCGACGTGATTATAGATCGATACGTGGCGTCGCGTGTTGTTGCCGAAGAAAGTCCCCGCTTACCCAACGACTCGTACGAACGCAACGCTCTTTACGAAGCAGAGGAAGAGCGTTCTATGGGTGGTGTTACGGCGAGTGTCCGCCAGAATTGGACACGTGACGAAATTGCCGAAATATTCCATCAACCTTTCTACGAGCTCATGTATAAGGCTTCCACCGTCCACCGCATGTACTGGGATCCTTCGGAGGTCCAGCAGTGTACGTTACTTTCCATCAAGACGGGCGGTTGTTCGGAAGATTGCTCGTACTGCTCGCAGTCAACTCGCCACAAAACATTCGTCAAGCCCACTCCTACTATGAAGGTCCAGGAAGTCTTGGAGGCGGCCCAGCGTGCTAAGGAAGCGGGGTCGACCCGGTTCTGTATGGGGGCGGCGTGGCGAGAACTTGGTAACAAGAAGAATGCCTTCGGCCATATTCTTGAAATGGTTCGTGGTGTCAACGGTATGGGACTCGAGGTTTGCTGCACTCTCGGTATGTTGAACGCGGAACAGGCGAAACAGCTCAAGGAGGCGGGTCTATCAGCCTACAATCACAACCTCGATACAAGTCCCGAGCACTACCCCAAGGTCATTTCTACCCGCAGCTACGAGGATCGTCTCAATACAATCGCCAATGTGCGTGATGCTGGAATCAGCGTCTGCTGTGGAGGTATCTTGGGGTTGggtgaagaagaaaaggatcGGGTCGGACTCCTTCACGTACTGGCGACTCTCCCGGAGCATCCCGAATCTGTTCCCATTAATGCTTTAGTAGCCGTTGAAGGCACACCTCTCGGTGACTCTGAGGATATATCCCGTGTAGATGCATTCGCCATGGCCCGTATGATCGCTACCGCACGTATCGTAATGCCACGCACCATGGTCCGTCTTTCCGCTGGACGTCTGTCATTCAGTGACGCCGAACAGTACCTCATGTTCCAAGCCGGTGCTAATTCAATTTTCAACGGCGACAAGCTCTTGACGACAGCCAATCCCGAGTTTGACCAAGACCAGGCACTTTTCCGAAAGTTTGGTTTCCAAGGAAAGCCGGCACACAAAGGTCCTCGGGTTGCTCCCGCTGAAGAACAGGGCAAAGTTGCTATTACCAAGGTGCAGGGGACAAACAACGTCGAGCAGCAATACGCGTAA
- a CDS encoding predicted protein, with protein sequence MTRNAPTTRHGFSSQNPQSNEQFSNVGTRGPIHPSICSSWSLGGTLPDRAWVRSLLEVSLLAGFCTRVRVACMPLAKKRRRHAANLFLMTCTAATCSSTWLLGAWRASAFLQPVYRKPQHTCSPLHRLERRDHFASAVVSRLQAFFEQGPTPRKAPNYTTSGINHTSDNATATILALTRTEINRMRKRELKEQLELRNLNTSGTKKDLIPRLLDAIEVDEIVRELPIMNNSENQSEIKSSASPPSREDQKFAAALEVVDPTGGCVDSENKSEENVSANRSLQQDQQLAEVLEVVDPTGNYILRVKGVSCLQSYGTGIGIVLVNANDDRDVCTARKVLQGNRSVFEAGYSALIVGIRFALNRGVRNLTVQIDHDVIVSQLTGKFQVNRENLKPMYWNIMHHKEESFDTFTVEHISLEMNTEATDLAARGLATGKSINIVDVFDPMGDLGTETQTKDFLKA encoded by the coding sequence ATGACACGAAATGCACCTACGACACGACACGGCTTCAGCAGTCAAAACCCACAATCCAACGAACAATTTTCAAACGTAGGGACCAGGGGGCCCATCCATCCGTCCATCTGCTCCTCCTGGTCTTTGGGAGGAACGCTTCCGGATCGAGCTTGGGTTAGGTCGCTCCTGGAAGTGAGCCTACTTGCTGGTTTCTGTACACGAGTACGTGTTGCCTGCATGCCTTTGGCGAAGAAACGAAGGCGACACGCGGCGAACCTTTTCCTCATGACGTGCACCGCAGCAACGTGTTCCAGCACTTGGTTACTGGGAGCGTGGCGAGCTTCGGCTTTTCTGCAACCTGTCTATCGGAAACCACAACATACCTGCAGCCCACTGCATCGTTTGGAACGAAGAGATCATTTTGCGTCGGCTGTTGTGAGCCGATTGCAGGCGTTTTTTGAACAAGGACCGACACCAAGGAAAGCACCAAACTACACCACCAGCGGCATCAATCACACTTCCGACAACGCTACAGCTACCATTCTGGCTTTAACACGTACagaaataaatcgaatgcgCAAACGTGAGCTAAAAGAACAGTTGGAATTACGAAATTTGAATACCAGTGGCACCAAAAAGGACTTAATTCCTCGCTTACTTGATGCGATCGAGGTAGACGAAATCGTAAGAGAGCTACCGATTATGAATAACTCTGAAAACCAGAGTGAAATAAAGTCCAGTGCGAGCCCCCCTTCACGAGAAGACCAGAAATTTGCAGCGGCGTTGGAAGTGGTAGATCCGACAGGAGGATGTGTCGACTCGGAAAATAAGAGTGAAGAAAATGTCAGTGCAAACCGCTCTTTGCAACAAGACCAGCAACTTGCAGAGGTGCTGGAAGTGGTAGATCCGACAGGAAATTACATATTACGCGTCAAAGGCGTGTCATGCTTGCAATCTTACGGTACGGGGATTGGGATTGTCTTGGTCAACGCTAACGACGATCGGGATGTGTGTACAGCTCGCAAAGTGTTGCAGGGCAACCGCAGTGTATTCGAAGCCGGATACAGTGCCTTGATAGTCGGAATCCGCTTTGCATTGAATCGGGGAGTTCGCAATCTCACCGTGCAGATAGACCATGATGTCATTGTCAGCCAATTGACCGGGAAATTCCAAGTCAATCGAGAAAATCTCAAGCCCATGTACTGGAATATAATGCACCATAAGGAAGAGTCATTCGACACGTTCACTGTCGAACACATTTCGTTGGAAATGAACACCGAAGCGACCGATCTGGCGGCGCGGGGTTTAGCAACAGGAAAGTCAATCAACATTGTAGacgtctttgatccaatGGGCGATCTTGGCACCGAGACGCAAACGAAGGATTTCTTGAAGGCCA